A single Providencia manganoxydans DNA region contains:
- a CDS encoding M20 family metallopeptidase — protein MVNTTITQAIKKYTSAMIAFRRELHSHPELPWEEVRTTKRIAEELTKIGIEYRLTEPTGIIAEIKGGKPGKTVALRADIDALPVLELNDSLDYKSQNQGKMHACGHDAHTSMLLTAAKALYDIREQLSGNVRLIFQPAEEIAQGAKEMVRQGAVENVDNVFGMHIWSTTPSGKISCNVGGTFASADLLVVKFKGRGGHGSMPEATIDAAVVASSFVMNLQAVISRETSPLESAVVSIGKMDVGTRFNVIAENAVLDGTVRCFNIETRSRIESAIRRYAEHTAAMYGATAEVIYTYGTLPVINEERSALLAQSVITEAFGEDTLIFEKPTTGGEDFSFYIENIPGCFALLGSGNPDKDTQWAHHHGRFNIDEDAMVAGAELYAQYAWSYLQQDKF, from the coding sequence ATGGTAAATACAACGATTACTCAGGCAATTAAAAAATACACCTCAGCAATGATCGCTTTTCGTCGTGAATTACATTCACATCCTGAATTGCCTTGGGAAGAGGTACGTACCACTAAACGTATCGCAGAAGAACTGACTAAAATTGGGATTGAGTATCGCCTCACCGAGCCTACAGGGATCATTGCTGAAATAAAAGGCGGCAAACCAGGTAAAACGGTTGCTCTAAGAGCCGATATTGATGCACTACCGGTGTTGGAGCTGAATGATTCATTAGATTATAAATCACAAAATCAAGGAAAAATGCATGCATGTGGTCATGATGCACATACTTCCATGCTATTAACTGCGGCGAAAGCCCTCTACGATATACGCGAACAACTGAGTGGTAATGTCAGGCTTATTTTCCAGCCCGCTGAAGAGATAGCTCAAGGCGCGAAAGAAATGGTAAGGCAAGGCGCAGTTGAAAATGTCGATAACGTATTCGGTATGCATATCTGGTCAACCACACCTTCAGGAAAAATCTCTTGTAATGTAGGGGGCACATTTGCTTCCGCTGATTTACTTGTTGTCAAATTTAAAGGTCGGGGGGGCCACGGCTCTATGCCTGAAGCGACCATTGATGCTGCGGTTGTTGCATCTTCTTTTGTGATGAATTTACAAGCCGTGATTTCACGAGAAACCTCACCGCTTGAGTCTGCGGTGGTGAGTATTGGTAAAATGGATGTTGGTACACGTTTTAATGTTATTGCGGAAAACGCGGTCTTAGATGGTACGGTACGCTGCTTTAATATTGAAACGCGTAGTCGCATTGAGTCGGCAATCCGTCGCTATGCAGAACATACTGCCGCAATGTATGGAGCAACAGCTGAGGTGATTTATACCTACGGCACATTACCTGTCATTAATGAAGAGCGAAGTGCATTGTTGGCACAGTCTGTGATTACTGAAGCGTTTGGTGAAGATACATTAATATTTGAAAAACCAACTACGGGCGGTGAGGACTTTAGTTTCTATATTGAAAATATTCCTGGCTGTTTCGCCCTATTAGGATCCGGTAATCCTGATAAAGACACTCAGTGGGCACATCATCACGGACGTTTTAATATCGATGAAGATGCAATGGTCGCAGGCGCTGAACTCTATGCTCAGTATGCGTGGTCCTATTTACAACAAGATAAATTCTAA
- a CDS encoding Zn-dependent hydrolase, producing the protein MEMSKLRIQRHLEQLAEYTATPGQGTTRMSYSEQDKQARNYLKQQMCQLGLQVREDAIGNIYGRLEGSEPNLPAVIIGSHFDSVPHGGAFDGPAGIVCGLDIIARIREQQLQPRYPIEVIALVEEEGTSFGRGLMASSVITGLIGTKELYQLKDRQGVSAAKRMAEAGFNADKADEAILNPSQVKAFLELHIEQGPILEQVQEDVGIVDTIVGIAQLEVKLNGKAGHAGTTPMNMRSDALVCASHIIGQIPAIAIAAGDGTVATVGRLNVLPNGANVIPSEVIFSVDIRSKNDKALRQTIERIIDLVEQASRQSAIQSDVIQPLYVPPTVLNENIHQLMVQHAAQQGLQYRTMVSGAGHDTMIFAGITQTGLIFVPSRNGLSHHPDEWTDYEQIVRGVDVMFATARSLAEC; encoded by the coding sequence ATGGAAATGAGCAAATTAAGAATTCAACGTCATTTAGAGCAATTAGCTGAATATACCGCGACACCGGGCCAAGGTACGACGCGTATGAGTTATAGCGAGCAGGATAAACAGGCGAGAAATTATTTAAAACAGCAAATGTGCCAGCTGGGTTTACAGGTCAGGGAAGACGCTATAGGTAATATCTATGGACGATTAGAAGGCTCTGAACCTAATTTGCCTGCGGTGATCATTGGTTCGCACTTTGACTCAGTTCCCCATGGAGGCGCCTTCGACGGGCCAGCGGGTATTGTTTGTGGGTTAGACATTATTGCTCGCATCCGTGAACAGCAACTACAGCCGCGTTACCCTATTGAGGTGATTGCACTAGTTGAGGAGGAAGGCACAAGCTTTGGAAGAGGTTTGATGGCTTCAAGCGTGATCACAGGTTTAATTGGCACTAAAGAGTTATATCAACTCAAAGATAGACAGGGAGTGTCAGCGGCAAAACGTATGGCTGAGGCCGGTTTTAATGCGGATAAAGCGGATGAGGCGATCCTTAATCCTTCCCAAGTAAAAGCTTTTTTGGAATTACACATTGAACAAGGGCCAATATTAGAGCAAGTACAAGAAGATGTTGGCATTGTCGATACAATCGTGGGTATTGCACAACTTGAAGTGAAACTAAATGGTAAAGCGGGGCATGCTGGAACTACGCCGATGAATATGCGTTCTGATGCATTAGTTTGCGCGAGCCATATAATTGGTCAGATCCCCGCAATAGCAATAGCGGCTGGTGATGGTACGGTTGCAACGGTAGGGCGGCTCAATGTGCTACCTAATGGTGCGAATGTGATCCCGAGTGAAGTGATTTTTAGCGTTGATATTCGGTCAAAAAATGATAAAGCACTACGACAAACCATTGAGCGAATTATTGATTTAGTTGAGCAAGCAAGCCGTCAATCAGCGATACAAAGTGATGTCATTCAACCACTGTATGTTCCGCCAACGGTATTAAATGAAAATATTCATCAGTTGATGGTACAGCATGCAGCTCAACAAGGGTTGCAATACCGCACAATGGTGAGTGGTGCTGGGCACGATACAATGATATTTGCGGGCATTACCCAAACAGGATTAATTTTTGTGCCAAGCCGTAATGGGTTAAGTCATCACCCTGATGAATGGACTGATTATGAACAAATTGTACGGGGTGTTGATGTCATGTTCGCGACAGCTCGGTCGCTAGCAGAGTGTTGA
- the crcB gene encoding fluoride efflux transporter CrcB, giving the protein MYAALFSIALGSVLGGWLRWFISLKLNHLYPNIPMGTVFVNLVGGFIIGFAISYFANANLSPAYKLFIVTGFCGAFTTFSTFSLEVLVQIQEGKLLVALSTIAIHVIGALIFTFLGMLCHNWLAQQ; this is encoded by the coding sequence ATGTATGCAGCTCTTTTTTCTATCGCGCTAGGTTCTGTTTTAGGTGGTTGGTTAAGATGGTTTATCAGTCTAAAACTCAATCATCTCTATCCAAATATTCCAATGGGAACTGTATTTGTCAATCTTGTCGGGGGATTTATCATTGGCTTTGCGATTTCTTATTTTGCCAATGCCAATCTCAGTCCTGCCTATAAACTGTTTATTGTGACCGGTTTTTGTGGCGCGTTTACTACATTTTCAACGTTTTCATTGGAAGTCTTAGTGCAAATACAAGAAGGAAAATTACTGGTGGCACTGAGCACGATTGCTATTCATGTTATCGGGGCACTAATTTTTACTTTTTTAGGCATGTTATGCCATAACTGGCTTGCTCAGCAGTGA
- a CDS encoding 2-hydroxycarboxylate transporter family protein — translation MTQHNIAASPPQTLVKVFNYKVGFIPLPVYLLLLLLVAGIMSVKKIGTDLPTMIAILGLGGATCAEIGKRIPYLGKMGGSAIIAAFLPSYLVSINVIPQTLVEPITSFTKSSNFIYLFVSSVVVGSIFTMDRNLILKGFAKIFLPLFIGSILAFIIGGLVGLACGLDLKQIVFFISTPVMGGGLGEGAIPLSVGYSEIMGIDSGKVLAQLLPVILVANLFAIIICGFLNMIGRRYPHLTGNGQLQVTGDNLLAGNKQEVKGTIDVNWVISAGMCAITLYLAGVLLHALFGLPGPVCMLFLAVILKLSNLIPAPLEQGAKTLFQFFLASVTYPLLFANSVAVTHWSELVAAFHPTILITIFVTVATLALVGFLMAKKMGMYPVEAGIVTACHSGLGGTGDIAILTAAERMTLLPFAQISTRIGGAITVMIALLIFAQLS, via the coding sequence ATGACACAACATAATATTGCTGCATCACCACCACAGACTTTGGTCAAAGTATTTAACTATAAAGTGGGATTTATTCCGTTACCTGTCTATCTATTATTATTGTTGCTAGTGGCTGGCATTATGTCTGTGAAGAAAATAGGTACTGATTTACCTACTATGATAGCAATATTGGGATTAGGTGGAGCAACTTGTGCGGAAATCGGTAAACGCATTCCTTATTTAGGTAAAATGGGCGGATCCGCAATCATTGCTGCATTTCTTCCATCATATTTAGTGAGTATTAATGTTATTCCACAAACATTAGTCGAGCCGATTACATCATTTACCAAGTCCAGCAATTTTATTTACTTGTTTGTTTCTTCAGTAGTCGTTGGTAGTATTTTTACTATGGATAGAAATCTTATATTAAAAGGGTTTGCTAAGATTTTCTTACCATTATTTATTGGTTCAATACTTGCCTTTATTATTGGTGGGTTAGTTGGGCTCGCTTGTGGTTTAGATTTAAAACAAATCGTATTCTTTATTAGTACGCCAGTAATGGGTGGGGGATTAGGGGAAGGTGCCATTCCATTATCGGTTGGATATTCTGAAATCATGGGGATTGATTCTGGAAAAGTACTTGCACAATTATTGCCTGTGATATTAGTTGCTAACTTGTTCGCAATTATTATTTGTGGTTTTTTAAACATGATCGGTCGCCGTTATCCACATCTAACAGGAAATGGGCAGTTACAGGTGACTGGTGATAATTTACTGGCAGGAAATAAACAAGAGGTAAAAGGTACTATTGATGTTAATTGGGTTATTAGCGCAGGTATGTGTGCGATTACACTTTATTTAGCTGGTGTTCTGTTACATGCATTATTTGGCCTACCTGGTCCAGTATGCATGCTCTTTCTTGCAGTAATATTAAAGCTGAGTAATTTAATTCCTGCTCCGCTTGAACAGGGGGCAAAGACGTTATTTCAGTTTTTCTTAGCGAGTGTGACATACCCATTATTATTTGCGAACTCAGTTGCGGTGACACACTGGAGCGAATTAGTTGCTGCATTCCATCCAACAATATTAATTACTATTTTTGTGACTGTAGCGACGTTAGCCTTAGTTGGTTTTCTCATGGCTAAGAAAATGGGTATGTATCCTGTCGAAGCGGGGATTGTTACGGCGTGCCATAGTGGTTTAGGTGGAACTGGTGATATTGCTATTTTAACCGCAGCTGAACGTATGACGTTATTGCCGTTTGCTCAAATATCTACACGAATTGGCGGTGCTATTACTGTGATGATTGCCTTATTAATATTTGCTCAACTAAGTTGA
- a CDS encoding CaiB/BaiF CoA transferase family protein, with protein sequence MNKNNTRIQEFNPQTKGALQGIRVIDISRLVAGNMLSLQLGDAGADVIKIEPIKGDPLRAWKEEGDSYFWKVYARNKRSIALNVRDDEGKAILLELLKQADVFIENYRPGTLEKMGLSPEVLHQHNPQLIIVRISGFGQTGPYAQQPGFGTLVEAMSGFAHRTGFADREPVLPPLALADMITGVYGANAVTTALFARFRQLSQGQVIDLSLLESIYSVLGPEAAIYEKTGLIKQRIGSASNTSAPRNVYCCRDGKYVALSGSTQTMALRFFDLIGHSEFADDPRFCDNSARVKNREQLDIIIADWFAQRNRAEALELVREAGVTVGPVYSIDDIVNDPHFIHRQVHLSVADDDFGSLSMPNILPRYSSTPGVWRFPAPKLGEHSHEILSELGFDEQKISMLRQKGAIA encoded by the coding sequence ATGAATAAAAATAATACAAGAATTCAGGAATTTAATCCACAAACGAAAGGAGCACTACAAGGGATCCGCGTTATCGATATATCACGTTTAGTCGCGGGTAATATGTTGTCATTGCAGCTGGGAGATGCGGGAGCGGATGTTATAAAAATCGAGCCAATTAAAGGAGATCCTCTTCGGGCATGGAAAGAAGAGGGCGATTCATATTTTTGGAAAGTCTATGCTAGAAACAAGCGTTCTATTGCCTTAAACGTACGTGATGATGAAGGCAAGGCGATACTATTAGAATTATTGAAGCAAGCTGATGTCTTTATTGAAAACTATCGCCCTGGGACACTTGAAAAAATGGGGCTTTCACCCGAGGTTTTGCATCAGCACAATCCCCAATTAATCATTGTGCGTATCTCTGGTTTTGGGCAAACCGGTCCCTACGCACAACAGCCAGGATTTGGCACATTAGTGGAAGCTATGAGTGGTTTTGCTCATCGAACCGGTTTTGCGGATCGAGAGCCTGTATTACCACCGCTTGCATTGGCTGATATGATCACAGGAGTGTATGGTGCAAATGCGGTTACGACAGCACTATTTGCTCGATTTAGGCAACTTTCTCAAGGGCAAGTAATTGATTTATCACTGTTAGAATCTATCTACTCGGTTTTGGGGCCAGAGGCGGCTATTTATGAAAAAACCGGTTTGATTAAGCAGCGCATTGGTAGCGCGTCTAATACTAGCGCTCCAAGAAATGTTTATTGTTGCCGTGACGGAAAATATGTCGCACTTTCAGGCTCAACGCAAACCATGGCATTACGTTTTTTTGACTTAATTGGACACAGTGAGTTTGCGGATGACCCTCGATTTTGTGATAACAGTGCACGAGTTAAAAATCGTGAACAACTGGATATCATTATCGCTGATTGGTTTGCACAAAGAAACCGAGCAGAAGCACTTGAGCTAGTTCGAGAAGCAGGCGTCACTGTTGGCCCTGTTTATAGTATTGATGATATTGTTAATGACCCACATTTTATTCATCGCCAAGTTCATCTATCTGTAGCAGACGATGATTTTGGATCGTTGAGTATGCCAAATATTTTACCTCGATATTCCTCAACACCCGGTGTTTGGCGTTTCCCCGCTCCTAAATTGGGGGAGCACAGTCATGAAATTTTGAGCGAACTTGGATTTGACGAGCAAAAAATATCCATGTTGCGACAAAAAGGTGCGATCGCATAA
- a CDS encoding HpcH/HpaI aldolase/citrate lyase family protein, with the protein MRSKLFVPASRPELYRKALNSASDSVSFDLEDAVKPEDRPEARKFLSQFLDQMPLNSQSQTKDLIVRINSLESDDIRADLQVAVHPNIQIINLPKVESKEQIIELAERINVIAAKKGLKNKLAILATIETPKGLRNAHEIAGSSEQLVALQLGFGDLLAPFNITATDMSIRQYIRLQLKMAAAEHQLAVWDSAWPDIHDSEGFIADAQAAKNLGYTGKSCIHPTQIVLANRIFMPTKQEVEQALAIIETAKNSQHGASQYQGKMIDAPYLAQAYAVVEQIKNISKRKLNNE; encoded by the coding sequence ATGCGTAGCAAATTATTTGTGCCTGCATCAAGGCCTGAACTTTATCGTAAGGCGCTAAATAGTGCATCTGATTCGGTTAGCTTCGATCTTGAAGATGCAGTAAAGCCTGAAGATAGGCCTGAAGCAAGAAAGTTTTTATCTCAGTTTCTCGATCAAATGCCATTAAATTCTCAATCACAAACAAAAGATTTAATTGTTCGTATCAACTCATTAGAAAGTGATGATATTCGCGCCGACTTACAAGTTGCAGTTCATCCTAATATTCAAATTATTAATCTCCCAAAAGTTGAGTCAAAAGAACAAATTATTGAATTAGCTGAGCGTATTAATGTTATTGCTGCCAAAAAGGGATTAAAAAATAAGCTAGCGATACTTGCCACAATAGAAACTCCAAAAGGATTACGCAATGCCCATGAAATAGCGGGTTCCTCTGAACAATTAGTGGCTTTACAGCTGGGGTTTGGCGACTTATTAGCCCCTTTTAATATCACGGCTACGGATATGTCAATACGCCAATATATCCGATTACAGCTAAAAATGGCGGCAGCCGAACATCAGTTAGCGGTTTGGGATTCGGCTTGGCCTGATATCCACGACAGTGAAGGTTTTATCGCGGATGCGCAAGCAGCAAAAAATCTTGGATACACAGGCAAGTCTTGCATTCATCCAACTCAAATTGTATTGGCAAATCGTATTTTTATGCCAACTAAGCAAGAAGTAGAACAGGCATTAGCCATTATTGAGACCGCAAAAAATAGTCAGCACGGTGCTAGTCAATATCAGGGAAAAATGATTGATGCGCCTTATCTCGCTCAAGCATACGCGGTTGTTGAGCAAATAAAAAATATCAGCAAAAGGAAGTTGAATAATGAATAA
- a CDS encoding LysR family transcriptional regulator: MNIRFLETFLCIVEEGSVASAARKLHLTATAMAQRIKALEDEIGVALLYRTGRTMQVTPEGKAILPKVRELIAGSKALKQLASMQDVAGELRIGVLPTLLSMLVPDVLTHLNEQFPQLVLSIELGFSSGLYRQLANDEIDLALLVTPLFPLSKEYCWLHHHQEKFVVVAPATLKGRTAHDLLKTEPFIRYHQQSWGGIVADRYLQSQNIQVNKRFDLNTLDAIVSLVSSGCGISLIPDWQPLFSDRKNIIKFPLPEPAPSRDIGILYKYNSAKKNLIAPVIEQLFLDKNEEK; the protein is encoded by the coding sequence ATGAATATTCGATTCTTAGAAACTTTTCTCTGTATTGTTGAAGAAGGCTCCGTTGCTTCTGCCGCACGTAAATTGCATTTAACAGCAACGGCCATGGCACAGAGAATCAAAGCATTAGAGGATGAGATTGGCGTAGCACTGCTTTATCGAACAGGTCGTACAATGCAAGTCACGCCTGAAGGGAAAGCAATTCTTCCTAAAGTCAGGGAATTAATTGCAGGAAGTAAGGCCTTAAAACAGCTAGCCTCAATGCAAGATGTTGCAGGAGAGCTTCGGATTGGCGTCTTACCAACCTTATTGTCAATGTTAGTTCCTGATGTCTTAACACATTTAAACGAACAGTTTCCGCAGTTAGTTTTATCAATTGAATTAGGGTTTTCCAGTGGTTTGTACCGACAATTGGCAAATGATGAAATCGATCTTGCTTTGCTAGTAACACCACTATTTCCTCTTAGTAAAGAATATTGTTGGTTACACCATCATCAAGAAAAATTTGTCGTCGTCGCCCCCGCAACATTAAAAGGCCGTACGGCTCATGACTTGCTAAAAACAGAGCCATTTATTCGCTATCACCAACAATCATGGGGGGGGATTGTTGCTGACCGCTATTTGCAATCACAAAATATTCAGGTAAATAAACGTTTTGATTTAAATACACTTGATGCGATTGTGTCACTTGTCAGTAGTGGCTGTGGTATTTCATTAATACCAGACTGGCAGCCGCTATTTAGTGATAGGAAAAATATCATTAAATTTCCATTACCTGAACCTGCTCCTAGCCGCGACATTGGTATTTTATACAAATATAATTCAGCTAAAAAAAACCTTATTGCCCCCGTTATTGAGCAATTGTTTCTTGATAAAAATGAAGAAAAATAG
- the fetA gene encoding iron efflux ABC transporter ATP-binding subunit FetA, which produces MDKNRTFLKIDDIGYSIDGKTILEHVQFELKLGEFKLITGPSGCGKSTLLKIVASLLPPTSGTILFDGRDYASISPEEYRQQVSYCTQTPSLFGNTVYDNLFFPYKIRKLNFDKAKILHDLNYFSLPESILEKGINELSGGEKQRVSLIRNLQFLPKVLLLDEITSALDEANKVKVNELIHQYTTQQGIAVLWVTHDQDEIMHADDVITLPIHNQEHRN; this is translated from the coding sequence ATGGATAAAAACCGCACTTTCTTGAAAATTGATGATATTGGGTATTCTATTGATGGTAAGACCATATTGGAGCATGTCCAATTTGAATTAAAATTAGGCGAGTTTAAGCTAATTACAGGCCCTTCAGGCTGTGGGAAAAGTACACTATTAAAGATAGTTGCATCATTGTTGCCTCCTACTTCAGGAACAATTCTATTTGATGGCCGTGATTATGCATCTATATCACCTGAAGAGTATCGACAACAAGTTTCCTATTGCACCCAAACGCCATCTTTGTTTGGCAATACTGTCTATGATAATTTATTTTTCCCCTATAAAATTCGAAAACTAAATTTTGACAAAGCTAAAATATTGCATGACCTAAATTACTTTTCACTACCTGAATCTATCTTAGAAAAAGGAATAAATGAGTTATCGGGGGGTGAAAAACAGCGTGTTTCACTAATTCGTAATCTCCAATTCTTACCGAAGGTATTACTACTGGATGAAATCACCAGTGCATTAGATGAAGCAAATAAAGTCAAAGTTAATGAGCTGATCCATCAATATACAACTCAGCAGGGTATTGCTGTTTTATGGGTAACTCACGATCAAGATGAAATTATGCATGCAGATGACGTCATCACTCTTCCCATCCATAATCAAGAACATAGGAATTAA
- the fetB gene encoding iron efflux ABC transporter permease subunit FetB produces MHQPTITNESLGFSIMLVLVAIFISHKEKLALEKDIIWSTLRAIIQLLIVGYILKYIFQVDHEILTIAMVMFICFNAAWNAKKRSKYIDKIFGTAFIAITSGTFLTLIILITSKAIAFTPMQVIPITGMIAGNAMIAVGLCFNNLGQRFNSQQQQIQEMLSLGATPKIASASIIRESIRASLIPTVDSAKTVGIVSLPGMMSGLIFAGVDPLEAVKYQIMVTFMLLATASLSTILAGYMTYIKFYNERHQLLINTLNK; encoded by the coding sequence ATGCACCAACCCACTATCACCAATGAGTCCTTGGGTTTTTCTATTATGCTTGTTCTGGTTGCAATATTTATCAGCCATAAAGAAAAACTCGCTCTAGAAAAAGACATTATTTGGAGTACGTTGCGTGCCATCATCCAACTATTAATTGTCGGTTATATCCTTAAGTATATTTTTCAGGTCGACCATGAAATACTCACCATCGCAATGGTTATGTTTATCTGTTTTAATGCGGCATGGAATGCGAAAAAACGCAGTAAATACATAGATAAAATTTTCGGCACTGCCTTTATCGCAATTACTTCAGGGACATTCCTAACCTTAATCATATTAATCACCAGTAAAGCCATTGCTTTCACACCAATGCAAGTGATCCCAATTACAGGTATGATTGCGGGTAATGCAATGATCGCTGTAGGTCTTTGTTTTAATAACTTAGGGCAACGTTTTAACAGTCAGCAACAACAAATACAAGAAATGCTAAGTCTAGGTGCAACGCCTAAAATTGCTTCAGCATCAATTATTCGTGAAAGTATTCGTGCATCGCTGATCCCAACTGTCGATTCTGCAAAAACAGTCGGTATTGTTAGCTTACCGGGTATGATGTCAGGATTAATATTTGCAGGTGTTGATCCGCTAGAAGCGGTAAAATATCAGATTATGGTCACTTTTATGTTATTGGCAACAGCAAGTTTATCAACTATTTTAGCTGGCTATATGACATATATTAAATTTTACAATGAGCGCCACCAACTGCTTATTAATACATTGAATAAGTAA
- a CDS encoding endonuclease/exonuclease/phosphatase family protein has translation MNTTQLKIALSAALLASCSVAASTTGSEILAVQNGGTPDKVYQTNKPTIKVATYNIGKNELSENVADFNQLNQAIAKIDADVIVVTEVDNKTARSKKVDQLETLAKANKMYHAFGKALDFDGGEYGVGILSKYPIEKSKVIPLPSGDAEQRVVLLSQISKPGFDSPIIIMGTHLDWQKDPTIRIGQVRHILDAAIGDTDTGFDNIAASIKILAGDFNSTAEEQPIKELRYFWVPVEKSGVNYRSWPAVNPAIDIDHIFTFKGQVWDVKDMVIPKDSKEFQWSQASDHLPIIAELELQEQ, from the coding sequence ATGAACACAACACAACTAAAAATAGCGTTATCTGCTGCGCTACTCGCGTCATGCTCAGTGGCAGCAAGCACAACAGGCTCTGAAATACTCGCGGTACAAAACGGCGGGACACCTGATAAAGTGTACCAAACAAATAAACCTACGATTAAAGTCGCGACTTATAATATAGGTAAAAACGAATTATCCGAGAATGTTGCTGATTTTAATCAGCTTAATCAGGCGATTGCTAAAATCGATGCGGATGTCATTGTGGTGACTGAAGTTGATAATAAAACGGCACGCAGTAAAAAAGTTGATCAACTCGAAACGTTGGCGAAAGCGAATAAAATGTATCATGCATTTGGTAAAGCTTTAGACTTCGATGGTGGAGAGTATGGAGTTGGGATCTTATCAAAATATCCAATTGAAAAATCGAAAGTTATTCCACTACCGTCGGGAGATGCCGAACAGCGAGTTGTTTTATTATCACAAATCAGTAAACCGGGTTTTGATTCACCGATTATTATTATGGGAACTCATTTAGATTGGCAAAAGGATCCCACAATTCGTATTGGCCAAGTGAGACATATACTTGATGCGGCTATTGGCGATACTGATACGGGATTCGATAATATTGCAGCGTCAATCAAAATATTGGCGGGAGATTTTAACTCTACAGCAGAAGAGCAGCCGATTAAAGAGCTTCGCTATTTTTGGGTGCCAGTAGAAAAATCAGGCGTGAACTATCGAAGCTGGCCCGCGGTAAATCCTGCGATTGATATTGACCATATTTTCACCTTTAAAGGTCAAGTTTGGGATGTGAAAGATATGGTGATCCCGAAAGACAGCAAAGAGTTTCAATGGTCACAAGCTAGCGACCATCTGCCTATTATTGCGGAATTAGAGTTGCAGGAACAATAA